One window of Anaerolineales bacterium genomic DNA carries:
- a CDS encoding NAD(P)H-dependent oxidoreductase subunit E — protein sequence MSLEKKYAKEIKQILAKYPPEHKRSAVMPLLYLAQREAGYINKEAMKEIAHLLDITETDVASIVGFYTLYHDRKAGKYRMQVCTDLPCALRGADEFLDKLCGNLGIKVGETTEDGLVTVESVMCLAACDRAPMFQTQGPDGIKYHEYMTVDRTMELIEALKGVKE from the coding sequence ATGAGCCTTGAAAAAAAATACGCGAAGGAAATCAAACAAATCCTTGCCAAATACCCGCCGGAGCATAAGCGCTCGGCGGTCATGCCCTTGCTCTACCTTGCCCAACGCGAGGCGGGGTACATCAACAAGGAAGCGATGAAGGAAATCGCCCATCTGCTCGACATCACCGAGACGGATGTCGCTTCCATTGTCGGGTTCTACACGCTGTATCACGATAGGAAAGCCGGGAAGTATCGCATGCAGGTCTGTACCGACCTGCCCTGCGCGCTCCGGGGCGCGGACGAATTCCTCGATAAATTATGCGGGAACCTTGGAATCAAAGTGGGCGAGACGACGGAAGATGGATTGGTCACGGTCGAATCTGTGATGTGCCTTGCCGCCTGCGACCGCGCTCCCATGTTCCAGACCCAGGGACCGGACGGCATCAAATATCACGAGTATATGACCGTGGACAGGACGATGGAATTGATCGAGGCGTTGAAAGGGGTGAAGGAATGA
- a CDS encoding NADH-quinone oxidoreductase subunit D has translation MAQLEEVTVDLYKHLVSERAITGETMLLNMGPQHPSTHGVLRLLLELDGEVVVNCIPDVGFLHTGVEKNMEAKTYQKAEVMTDRLDYMNTMGNNLAYVMAVEKLVDLDVPPRAQALRVILVELQRIASHLVWLGTSGLDLAAMSMFLYCFREREQILDIFELVSGQRMMTTYIRPGGVWRDVPVEFEKAVRDFIKIFPKRIDEYERLLTKNPLFIDRMVDIGYLSKETALSYGVTGPTLRASGVDWDLRKTRPYMGYEQYDFDVPVLTEGDTYARYLVRIEELRQSLRIVEQALNKLPMGPVRSDNRKYVPPPRSEIGLSMEALIHHFKLWTEGFLAPNASVYSAVESPRGELGVLLEGDGGPKPRRIHMRTPSFDNLAVLPELVKGHLVADLVAILASIDIVLGDIDR, from the coding sequence ATGGCACAGCTCGAAGAAGTCACCGTAGACTTATATAAACATCTTGTTTCAGAACGCGCCATTACCGGTGAGACCATGTTGTTGAACATGGGTCCCCAACATCCGTCCACGCACGGCGTGTTGCGGCTGTTGCTGGAACTGGATGGCGAGGTCGTCGTCAACTGCATCCCCGATGTCGGCTTTTTGCATACCGGCGTCGAGAAGAACATGGAAGCCAAGACCTACCAAAAGGCGGAGGTGATGACCGACCGCCTCGATTACATGAACACAATGGGCAACAACCTCGCTTACGTGATGGCGGTGGAAAAACTGGTCGACCTCGATGTGCCGCCGCGCGCCCAAGCCCTGCGCGTCATCCTGGTGGAACTTCAGCGCATCGCTTCGCATTTGGTCTGGCTCGGCACTTCGGGCCTCGATCTCGCTGCGATGTCCATGTTCCTTTATTGCTTCCGCGAGCGCGAACAAATTCTCGATATCTTCGAACTTGTCTCCGGTCAACGGATGATGACGACCTATATCCGCCCCGGCGGCGTGTGGCGGGATGTGCCGGTCGAGTTCGAAAAGGCCGTGCGCGATTTCATCAAGATCTTCCCCAAGCGGATCGACGAATACGAAAGATTATTGACGAAGAATCCGCTTTTCATCGACCGTATGGTGGATATCGGCTACCTGAGCAAAGAGACGGCTCTTTCCTACGGGGTGACGGGTCCCACCCTGCGAGCCTCGGGCGTCGATTGGGACCTTCGCAAGACCCGTCCATACATGGGATATGAGCAGTACGATTTCGATGTGCCGGTGCTGACCGAGGGCGATACCTACGCGCGTTACCTTGTGCGCATCGAGGAATTGCGCCAGTCCTTGCGGATCGTCGAGCAGGCGTTGAATAAACTGCCAATGGGACCGGTTCGCTCGGACAACCGCAAATACGTCCCGCCGCCGCGCTCGGAGATCGGCTTGAGCATGGAAGCTCTCATCCATCACTTCAAGTTATGGACGGAGGGTTTCCTTGCCCCGAATGCATCCGTTTACAGCGCAGTGGAATCACCGCGCGGTGAATTGGGGGTCCTGCTCGAAGGGGACGGCGGACCCAAGCCGCGGCGGATCCACATGCGCACGCCATCGTTCGACAACCTTGCCGTCCTCCCGGAACTTGTCAAGGGACACCTGGTTGCCGACCTGGTCGCCATCCTCGCCTCCATCGATATCGTCCTCGGAGATATTGACCGATGA
- a CDS encoding NADH-quinone oxidoreductase subunit A: MLLEYIAIGVMIAVATLIAFIAIGLGELFGPKKKSAGKDMPYESGMNPYGEGTRRMPVRFYLIAVLFILFDIEVVFFLPWAIAFRQLGLFGLIEMVVFIVILLIGYVYAWKKGALEWE, from the coding sequence ATGTTGTTGGAATACATTGCCATCGGGGTGATGATCGCTGTTGCCACCCTGATCGCCTTTATCGCGATCGGCCTGGGGGAATTGTTCGGACCGAAGAAGAAATCAGCAGGAAAGGATATGCCTTATGAATCGGGCATGAATCCGTACGGAGAAGGGACGCGGCGCATGCCGGTCCGTTTCTATTTGATCGCGGTCCTGTTCATTTTGTTCGACATCGAAGTTGTGTTCTTCCTGCCCTGGGCGATCGCCTTCCGCCAGCTCGGCCTGTTCGGCTTGATCGAGATGGTCGTCTTTATCGTCATCCTTCTTATCGGTTACGTGTATGCGTGGAAAAAAGGAGCCCTGGAATGGGAGTAG
- the nuoF gene encoding NADH-quinone oxidoreductase subunit NuoF, with translation MTHILLRHRDVPDINKLSVYKKNGGFDAFKKAVTRMKPNEVTDVVKASGLKGRGGAGFPTGMKWAFIDKNNWPHYVVANADESEPGTFKDREIMESNPFQFLEGLAIACYAVGATVAYVYLRGEFWELAAFLDQKIAEMEEAGYLGDNLFGKDYSLRIFTHLGAGAYICGEETALLESLEGKRGQPRVRPPFPPSFGLYGKPTIINNVETFTNVPPIIANGADWYKNIGTADSAGVKVFSLSGRVRKPGNYELPFGSTFRNLIYEHGMGIQEGRPIKAIMPAGASSSLIVVDEKVLDTPMDYATVRTLGADLGSASVIVLDDTVDIDWVINKTIHFFKHESCGKCTPCREGNHWMRNLTERIHQGTGSGEDVSLLLNVAKQMQGKCLCALGEFATMAVVTGIERFPEDFKKTVKA, from the coding sequence ATGACCCACATCCTTTTGCGCCACCGCGACGTCCCGGATATCAACAAGCTCAGCGTTTATAAAAAGAACGGCGGTTTCGACGCGTTTAAAAAAGCGGTCACCAGGATGAAGCCGAACGAAGTGACCGATGTGGTCAAAGCCTCTGGCTTGAAGGGAAGAGGCGGCGCGGGCTTCCCGACCGGCATGAAGTGGGCGTTCATCGACAAAAATAACTGGCCTCACTATGTAGTGGCAAATGCGGATGAGTCCGAGCCGGGCACATTCAAAGACCGCGAGATCATGGAAAGCAATCCCTTCCAATTTTTGGAGGGTCTGGCAATTGCCTGTTATGCCGTTGGCGCAACTGTGGCGTACGTATATTTACGCGGCGAGTTCTGGGAACTGGCTGCCTTCCTCGACCAGAAGATCGCCGAGATGGAAGAGGCGGGTTATCTCGGCGACAACCTGTTCGGGAAAGATTATTCGTTGAGGATTTTCACGCACCTCGGCGCGGGCGCGTACATTTGCGGTGAAGAAACGGCATTGCTCGAATCGCTCGAGGGCAAACGCGGTCAACCGCGAGTCCGCCCCCCGTTCCCGCCTTCGTTCGGTCTGTACGGCAAGCCGACGATCATCAATAATGTGGAAACGTTTACAAACGTGCCGCCCATTATCGCCAACGGCGCGGACTGGTACAAGAACATCGGCACCGCCGACAGCGCGGGCGTAAAAGTTTTTTCGCTTTCAGGGCGGGTGCGCAAACCCGGGAATTACGAACTTCCCTTCGGATCGACCTTTCGTAACTTGATCTACGAACACGGCATGGGAATCCAGGAAGGACGACCCATCAAAGCCATCATGCCCGCCGGCGCTTCGTCTTCTTTGATCGTGGTGGATGAAAAAGTATTGGATACGCCGATGGATTACGCCACCGTGCGCACGTTGGGCGCCGATCTCGGCTCCGCCTCGGTGATCGTGCTGGACGACACCGTGGACATCGACTGGGTCATCAATAAGACGATCCACTTCTTCAAGCACGAATCCTGCGGGAAGTGCACTCCCTGCCGCGAGGGCAATCACTGGATGCGCAACCTGACGGAACGCATTCATCAGGGAACAGGTTCCGGCGAAGATGTATCCCTGCTGTTGAATGTTGCAAAACAAATGCAGGGGAAATGCCTGTGCGCATTGGGCGAATTCGCCACCATGGCGGTGGTGACGGGCATCGAAAGGTTCCCGGAGGATTTCAAGAAAACGGTAAAGGCGTAA
- a CDS encoding sigma-70 family RNA polymerase sigma factor, translating into MLTSWDRLIEDTERLEHDLPSMALLLAEAQSLHAGWEFDSPSYLRAYLDNGQWGGNHLWDNLARHAYSVYLCLYLLPYKYAAWLVEHVRAHHGFPSQRTLFRNLPPDGELTAEINAVRARASEAQQSLVRANLRLVVSVAKRYLGRGIPLLDLIQEGNMGLLRAIGKFDPRRGFKFSTYATWWIRQSINRSIAEQARTIRIPVHLFESISRILRAQRHLTQVLGREPTNEDIALEAGYLSAVDVQSILRAHAENKTVPPELQRKLDTASQKVTRALRSAEETISLEGPVGDDESSALGDFIEDEDALSPMDAAAREMLREQITHALASLSERERDVLELRFGLKDGREHTLEEVSRYFDVTRERVRQIEAKALRKLRHPSKSRELRDYLGD; encoded by the coding sequence ATGTTGACCTCCTGGGACCGCCTGATCGAAGATACCGAACGCCTCGAGCACGACCTTCCCAGCATGGCTTTGCTGCTTGCGGAAGCCCAGTCGCTTCACGCCGGGTGGGAGTTTGATTCGCCGTCCTATCTTCGCGCCTACCTCGACAACGGTCAGTGGGGGGGCAATCACCTTTGGGATAACCTCGCGCGCCACGCCTACAGTGTTTATCTGTGTTTATATCTCCTTCCATATAAATACGCCGCCTGGCTTGTGGAACACGTCCGCGCCCATCACGGTTTCCCATCCCAGCGCACATTATTCCGCAACCTGCCTCCAGACGGAGAATTGACCGCAGAAATAAACGCAGTCCGCGCGCGCGCCTCGGAGGCGCAGCAATCTCTCGTCCGCGCGAACTTGCGGCTGGTGGTGAGCGTCGCCAAACGATATTTGGGACGCGGCATTCCATTGCTCGATCTGATCCAGGAAGGCAATATGGGACTCTTGCGCGCCATCGGCAAGTTCGATCCCCGGCGCGGATTCAAATTCAGCACCTACGCCACCTGGTGGATCCGCCAATCCATCAACCGCTCCATCGCCGAACAGGCGCGGACGATCCGCATCCCGGTGCATTTGTTCGAGTCGATCTCAAGGATTTTGCGCGCACAGCGTCATCTTACTCAGGTCTTGGGGCGCGAGCCGACCAATGAAGATATTGCGCTCGAAGCCGGTTATCTTTCCGCGGTGGATGTTCAATCCATTTTGCGCGCGCATGCCGAGAACAAAACCGTCCCTCCGGAATTGCAGCGCAAGCTTGATACCGCCTCGCAAAAAGTGACCCGCGCCTTGCGCTCTGCCGAGGAGACCATCTCGCTCGAGGGCCCGGTGGGAGACGACGAATCCAGCGCCCTGGGCGATTTCATCGAAGATGAAGATGCGCTCTCTCCAATGGATGCCGCCGCGCGCGAGATGTTGAGGGAGCAGATCACACACGCGCTTGCTTCATTATCTGAGCGAGAGCGCGATGTGCTCGAACTGCGCTTCGGTCTCAAGGACGGGCGCGAACACACGCTCGAAGAGGTCAGCCGCTATTTCGATGTGACGCGCGAGCGGGTCCGCCAGATCGAGGCGAAGGCGCTTCGGAAGTTAAGGCATCCGAGCAAGAGCAGGGAGTTGAGGGATTATTTGGGGGATTGA
- the nuoG gene encoding NADH-quinone oxidoreductase subunit NuoG produces the protein MSKQVNLTINGKQVTAPEGMTVADAAKLAGIDIPVFCHHPKLEPVGMCRMCLVEIGRPMRDRNTGQFVMENGQPKIQFMPKLETACTNRVEEGLVVLTTTEKAVDGQRGTVEFLLTSHPLDCPICDKGGECPLQNLTMAHGPGKSRFNYNEKQHLDKMIPLGELIYLDRERCIQCARCIRFQDEVAGEAVLGFDDRGRYTQIISVSDPGFDSVFSGNTTDICPVGALTTTDFRFGARPWELDAQASICTQCPVGCNTTLNIRREAKAGGEVVVKRVMPRQNEEVNEIWLCDKGRFTYHYTEGKERLTKPMVRRDGKLARASWDAATKFAAEKFNAHKKDFVVLASGRLSNEDLFNLKSLADTAGGEAILYSDMGGGELTQLVGVGAGTNLGRMGKGDAILVIASDLYEEAPIWWLRVKQAADRGATLIVANPRTTKLDRFAKYRIHYAYGDEIKTIHDFGKKSRISDEFAKAKNAVIFYGSEGLGVNGTSALASACAVLLKESGHAGNANNGLIGVWQRANDQGAFEIGFRPVPNLEKALKGKAVYIAGADPVGDDPNLAKALESAKFVAVQELRETATTEIADVVLPAQAFTEREGTFVSGERRVQRYYAAVAPKGDSKPDYAITAMLAKQMGVILQGTSATVVFDILSNSVEAFNELSYDALAQVREQWPIVGRSDMYYGGTTYENTKGMGVQLLPMAQAGGTVRIPKVRKEAALRPKEKELLAVPANKLYDLGVTVRTAGFLDGRIGEMMISMHPSTAKKFGVEDGRKVKISFDGVNAEAPVRLDETVASGVALIRRGMGIAIHEPVIAKIGGRVKS, from the coding sequence ATGAGTAAACAAGTCAATCTCACGATCAATGGAAAACAAGTCACTGCGCCGGAGGGCATGACTGTGGCAGATGCCGCGAAGCTGGCGGGCATCGATATCCCCGTCTTTTGCCACCATCCAAAACTCGAACCGGTGGGCATGTGCCGGATGTGCCTCGTGGAGATCGGCCGTCCGATGCGCGACCGCAACACAGGGCAGTTCGTCATGGAGAATGGGCAGCCGAAAATACAATTCATGCCCAAATTGGAAACCGCATGTACCAACCGGGTTGAAGAGGGTCTGGTGGTCTTAACAACGACCGAAAAGGCAGTTGATGGGCAGCGCGGGACGGTGGAATTTTTACTGACATCGCATCCGCTCGACTGCCCGATCTGCGACAAGGGCGGGGAGTGTCCGCTTCAGAACCTGACGATGGCTCACGGTCCTGGAAAGAGCCGTTTCAATTACAACGAGAAACAGCATCTCGATAAGATGATCCCGCTCGGAGAGTTGATCTACCTCGACCGCGAACGCTGCATCCAGTGCGCGCGCTGTATCCGCTTTCAAGATGAAGTGGCGGGGGAGGCGGTGCTCGGGTTCGACGACCGCGGGCGATATACGCAGATCATTTCTGTTTCCGACCCGGGATTCGATTCGGTTTTTTCAGGCAATACAACGGATATCTGCCCGGTCGGCGCATTGACCACCACGGATTTCCGCTTCGGGGCGCGGCCCTGGGAGTTGGATGCCCAGGCTTCGATCTGCACTCAATGCCCGGTGGGATGCAATACCACGCTCAACATCCGGCGCGAAGCGAAGGCTGGCGGCGAAGTGGTCGTCAAACGGGTCATGCCGCGCCAGAACGAAGAAGTGAACGAGATCTGGCTGTGCGACAAGGGACGCTTCACCTATCATTACACGGAGGGAAAAGAACGGCTTACCAAGCCGATGGTGCGACGCGATGGAAAACTTGCCCGCGCCTCATGGGATGCGGCCACCAAATTTGCGGCGGAGAAATTCAACGCGCACAAAAAGGATTTCGTGGTGCTCGCTTCGGGCAGGCTTTCCAATGAAGACCTTTTCAACTTAAAGTCGCTGGCGGATACGGCGGGCGGCGAAGCAATTCTGTATTCCGATATGGGCGGCGGCGAGTTGACCCAGTTGGTGGGCGTCGGCGCGGGAACGAACCTCGGCAGGATGGGCAAAGGCGATGCGATTCTGGTCATCGCTTCGGATCTATATGAAGAGGCGCCGATCTGGTGGCTGCGGGTCAAGCAGGCGGCGGATCGCGGCGCGACATTGATCGTGGCCAACCCGCGCACGACGAAACTCGACCGTTTTGCCAAGTACCGCATCCATTACGCCTATGGCGATGAGATCAAGACCATCCACGATTTTGGAAAGAAAAGCAGGATCTCGGATGAATTTGCCAAAGCGAAGAACGCGGTGATCTTCTATGGAAGCGAAGGTCTCGGCGTGAATGGGACATCCGCGCTGGCTTCGGCGTGCGCAGTGCTGTTGAAGGAAAGCGGGCACGCGGGCAATGCGAACAACGGTTTGATCGGTGTGTGGCAGAGAGCCAACGACCAGGGCGCATTCGAGATCGGTTTCCGCCCAGTGCCAAACCTTGAGAAAGCGTTGAAGGGAAAAGCCGTTTACATTGCAGGCGCGGATCCCGTCGGCGACGACCCCAACCTTGCCAAAGCCTTGGAATCTGCGAAGTTCGTGGCTGTGCAGGAATTGCGTGAGACCGCCACGACAGAAATTGCGGATGTCGTCCTGCCTGCGCAGGCGTTTACCGAACGCGAAGGGACGTTTGTCTCCGGCGAGCGACGAGTCCAACGTTATTATGCGGCGGTCGCGCCGAAAGGGGACAGCAAACCGGATTATGCGATCACCGCCATGCTTGCAAAGCAGATGGGCGTCATCCTTCAGGGAACGTCCGCGACGGTGGTGTTCGATATTCTTTCCAATTCGGTGGAAGCGTTCAATGAATTGAGTTACGATGCGCTGGCGCAGGTCCGCGAGCAGTGGCCCATCGTCGGTCGCAGCGACATGTATTACGGCGGCACGACGTATGAAAATACGAAAGGGATGGGCGTACAGCTCCTCCCGATGGCTCAGGCTGGGGGGACGGTGCGCATCCCCAAGGTCCGTAAAGAGGCGGCTCTTCGTCCAAAGGAGAAAGAGTTATTGGCTGTCCCGGCGAATAAGTTATATGATCTCGGTGTGACGGTCCGGACTGCGGGCTTCCTCGACGGGCGCATTGGCGAAATGATGATTTCGATGCATCCTTCAACGGCGAAAAAATTCGGCGTGGAAGACGGCCGAAAAGTGAAAATAAGTTTCGACGGCGTGAACGCTGAGGCGCCCGTCCGGCTGGATGAAACGGTTGCATCGGGTGTGGCTTTGATCCGGCGCGGGATGGGGATTGCGATCCATGAACCGGTGATCGCGAAGATCGGCGGGAGGGTGAAATCATGA
- a CDS encoding DNA primase codes for MTTIDEIKSKIDIVDLVSEAGVKLRKAGRSQTGFCPFHDNKHTPAFVVWPESGTWRCFGQCNEGGDIFKFVMKREGIDFKEALQKLAARAGVEIKEYQRETPQQKEAYQHLRKLLEDAVIFYHSHLLANGEILSYLREKRGLTDATIETFGLGFAPPGYDNALKYFTQRGHLEQDLMDAGLLSERDDGRRYDKFRNRIMIPIRDEQGRMAGFGARIVDPNDIPKFLNSPETAVFTKGHLLYGLDRARKPIRAADQAVIVEGYLDVIALHQAGYENVVSPMGTALTEDQLRLLKRSTRRIVLALDPDVAGQKAVLRGLDAARSAMDKEGELAFDARGLLRNESRLQADLRVATMPDDLDPDEIVARDKNEWAGIIENAKPIVTHVMETLTAGQNLNDPKVKNQIAAQVLPLIDDLGSPLERDTYRQALARMLRVNESALMGAQPKGPVMRRKPRGAESGARVESKGVAAHPRKNIEHYCLAVLLRKPELLYRLDRRLEEFGLSPLAVEDFEYTDHQLLFEVLRQAMSQDEKDHGHFVLSKIPEALTALTTELLAQTEKLDPSEDKLLDDLLARFLDLRRTHAMTNVNQLRYMQEDEQQIGGEHLKMYQEQTIQFTRLLRGLDQAKLKMSKRQA; via the coding sequence ATGACTACCATTGATGAGATCAAATCCAAAATAGACATCGTCGACCTCGTTTCTGAGGCAGGGGTGAAACTGCGCAAGGCTGGTCGAAGCCAGACAGGATTTTGTCCGTTCCACGATAACAAACATACGCCTGCTTTCGTCGTCTGGCCCGAGTCCGGGACGTGGCGCTGTTTCGGTCAATGCAACGAGGGCGGCGACATCTTCAAATTCGTGATGAAGCGCGAGGGGATCGACTTCAAGGAAGCGCTGCAAAAACTTGCGGCGCGCGCGGGCGTGGAGATCAAGGAATATCAGCGGGAAACGCCTCAACAGAAGGAAGCCTACCAACACCTTCGCAAACTCTTGGAAGACGCGGTCATCTTTTACCACAGCCATTTGCTTGCGAACGGGGAAATCCTCTCGTACCTGCGCGAAAAACGCGGTTTGACCGACGCCACCATCGAGACGTTTGGTTTGGGTTTTGCGCCTCCCGGTTACGACAATGCCTTGAAGTATTTCACCCAGCGCGGCCATCTCGAACAGGACTTGATGGATGCTGGATTGCTGAGCGAACGCGACGACGGCAGGCGTTACGATAAATTCCGCAACCGCATCATGATTCCCATCCGCGACGAACAGGGACGCATGGCGGGTTTCGGCGCGCGCATCGTGGACCCAAATGATATTCCAAAGTTCCTGAATTCACCCGAGACCGCGGTCTTTACCAAAGGACATTTGCTCTACGGGTTGGACCGCGCCCGCAAGCCCATCCGCGCGGCAGACCAGGCTGTGATCGTGGAAGGTTATTTGGATGTCATTGCCTTGCATCAAGCAGGCTATGAGAACGTCGTCTCGCCGATGGGCACGGCGTTGACGGAAGACCAATTGCGTTTGCTCAAACGCTCGACGAGAAGAATTGTCCTCGCGCTCGACCCGGATGTTGCGGGGCAAAAAGCCGTCTTGCGCGGACTCGACGCGGCGCGTTCCGCGATGGATAAGGAGGGCGAACTGGCTTTCGATGCGCGGGGCTTGCTTCGGAATGAATCGCGCCTGCAGGCGGATTTGCGCGTTGCAACAATGCCGGACGACCTCGACCCGGATGAGATCGTGGCGCGCGATAAAAACGAATGGGCGGGGATCATTGAGAATGCGAAGCCCATCGTCACGCATGTGATGGAGACCCTTACTGCCGGGCAGAACCTGAACGACCCAAAGGTGAAGAATCAGATCGCGGCGCAGGTGCTCCCTTTGATAGATGATCTGGGAAGCCCGCTCGAGCGCGATACGTATCGTCAGGCGCTGGCGAGAATGCTGCGGGTAAACGAAAGTGCGTTGATGGGCGCCCAGCCAAAGGGTCCGGTGATGAGGCGCAAACCACGCGGGGCTGAATCCGGCGCGAGAGTCGAATCAAAGGGCGTGGCGGCTCATCCAAGAAAGAACATCGAGCATTATTGTCTGGCTGTTCTTTTACGTAAACCGGAATTGTTGTATCGCCTGGACCGCAGACTGGAAGAGTTCGGCTTGAGCCCCTTGGCGGTGGAGGATTTCGAGTATACTGACCATCAGTTGTTGTTCGAGGTCTTGAGGCAGGCTATGAGTCAGGATGAGAAGGACCATGGGCATTTTGTCCTCTCGAAGATCCCCGAAGCGCTGACCGCATTGACGACCGAATTGCTTGCGCAGACCGAGAAACTCGACCCATCGGAGGATAAATTGCTCGATGACCTGCTGGCGCGGTTTTTGGATCTGCGCCGCACCCATGCGATGACGAACGTGAACCAGTTGCGATATATGCAGGAGGATGAACAGCAGATCGGCGGCGAGCATTTAAAAATGTACCAGGAACAGACGATCCAGTTCACGCGGCTGCTACGCGGGCTGGACCAGGCGAAGTTGAAGATGTCGAAACGACAGGCATGA
- a CDS encoding NADH-quinone oxidoreductase subunit C: protein MEKSLEPILKNLQDKFGATLEEFRGEAQCIVKAEQIVGALTTLRDAHHFELLSAQTAVDYFPQTAPRFHVIYQLTSISKNLSVQLRVPVGADNPKVPTAANVYKTAVWRERELIDMFGIEFEGHPDPRRILMPEGTEGHPLRKDFPLGYEEPQFTFNFEEIDLRKPYAKE from the coding sequence ATGGAAAAATCCCTCGAACCCATCCTGAAGAACTTGCAGGATAAATTTGGCGCGACCCTCGAAGAATTTCGCGGCGAAGCGCAATGCATCGTCAAGGCGGAACAAATCGTCGGAGCCTTGACGACCCTGCGGGACGCGCACCACTTCGAACTGCTGTCGGCGCAAACCGCAGTCGATTATTTCCCGCAGACCGCACCGAGGTTTCATGTCATTTATCAGTTGACATCCATCTCGAAAAACCTGTCGGTGCAGTTGAGAGTCCCGGTCGGCGCAGACAACCCAAAGGTCCCGACTGCGGCGAATGTTTACAAAACAGCGGTCTGGCGTGAACGCGAACTCATCGATATGTTCGGCATCGAGTTCGAAGGTCATCCCGATCCGCGCCGCATTTTAATGCCGGAGGGGACGGAAGGACATCCGCTGCGAAAGGATTTCCCGCTCGGCTACGAAGAACCGCAGTTCACGTTCAACTTCGAAGAGATCGACCTCCGCAAGCCGTACGCAAAGGAATAA
- a CDS encoding NADH-quinone oxidoreductase subunit B — MGVEQKLGNMGVVTTTLENVINWSRTNAMWPMLFGLACCAIEMMSAQAAHYDMSRFGMELMRASPRQSDLMIVAGRVSKKMGPVLRRLYDQMPEPKWVIAMGDCASCGGVFNNYAIYQGVDEVVPVDVYVAGCPPRPEALIHGVLTLYEKVKGIKLAEKTVEEK; from the coding sequence ATGGGAGTAGAGCAAAAACTCGGCAACATGGGCGTGGTCACCACCACGCTTGAAAATGTTATCAACTGGTCGCGCACCAATGCGATGTGGCCCATGCTGTTCGGCCTGGCGTGCTGCGCCATCGAGATGATGTCGGCGCAGGCGGCGCATTACGACATGAGCCGCTTTGGCATGGAACTGATGCGCGCCAGCCCGCGCCAGTCGGATTTGATGATCGTGGCGGGGCGCGTCTCGAAGAAAATGGGACCCGTCCTGCGTCGTTTGTACGACCAGATGCCCGAGCCGAAATGGGTGATCGCCATGGGCGATTGCGCCTCCTGCGGCGGGGTCTTCAATAACTATGCCATCTACCAGGGCGTGGACGAAGTCGTTCCGGTGGATGTTTACGTGGCGGGCTGCCCTCCGCGCCCCGAGGCGTTGATTCACGGCGTGTTGACGTTGTATGAAAAGGTCAAGGGTATAAAACTCGCCGAGAAAACGGTGGAAGAAAAGTAA